TACGGCAGTGCTTCGAGCTTGCTGGCGCATGGCGGCCCGCTGTTTGATGCTATTAAAAACTCGGCTTTGGATGCCCTTAAAGATTATCTCCCCTATACCGATTATCACGACAGGCCGTTGTACACCAATGGCGATCAGCTTCAAACCTCGGTAGATTTGATTAAAGCCGGAAAGTTTGATAAAGCTTTCCAGATTCTGAACCCGCTAATTGACGGTGCCGATACCAAACTGGCCAGCAGGGCAGCCTATAACCTGGCTGTGGTTTACGAAGCACAGGGAGATATTGAGGCTGCGCTTGAGGTAGCCAAGATCTCCCAGCAAAAGCAACCTAATAATTATGCTAAGGCTATTATTGTTGATTTGATGAAGGAATAAGCCGCTTTTCGAGGATCTCGTAATTAAACCCGTTTTTTGAAAAGAGCTGCCCCGTGTGGGTAAAACCGTATTTTAAATAAAAGCCGATGGCGGTATCACGGGCATTGCACCAGAGCCGGGTTCCGCCGCCTGTAATGGCGAAATCGGTAATATGTTGAAGCATTGCCTTACCTATCCCCATGTTTTGCAAACCCGAATCAACTGCAAACTTGCGAAACTGCCAGTCATCCTCTTTTTTAAATAAGGATACCACGGCTATAATGTCATTATCCTTAAAGGCGGCGAAGTGGTAGCCATAATTATCCTCGTCCATCTCCATTTCATACAATTTCCTTTCGGGATATAATACCCGCTGCCGTAAGCGCCAGGTAAGTTCGGGACGGATTTGTTCGATGGTAATCATTTTTGAGGTAAAAGGATAAAGGCGAAAGGTAAAAGGTTTTTTTTGAAAGTGCTAAATTTTTAGCAGTGGGATATACCTATAAAGATTGAATATCAAAAAAAAAACGTCATTGCGAGGCACGAAGCAATCGCGAACTATACAGGGCGGACCTGCTAATCGGGGATTGCTTCGTGCCTCGCAATGACGTTTCTTGGTACAGGTGCCTTTAACCTTTCGCCTTTCACCTCCTCCTACAAAGGAATATTCCCATGCTTCTTCCTCGGGTTATTCACCACTTTATTTTCCAGCATTTTAAATGCCTGGATCAGTTTAACCCTCGTTTCGGCGGGTTCAATTACCTCATCAATAAAGCCACGTTCGGCAGCGCGGTAGGGGTTGGCAAAGGTATCGGAGTATAGCTGTTCCATTTCCAACCATTTGGCCTCGTGGTTGTCTGCTTTGCCTATCTCCCGTTTAAAAATAATCTCGGCAGCACCTTTGGCACCCATTACGGCAATCTCGGCCGATGGCCAGGCAAAGTTCATATCGGCACCGATGTGTTTGGAATTCATTACATCATAAGCGCCACCATAGGCCTTGCGTGTGATTACGGTAACACGAGGAACGGTAGCCTCGCAAAAGGCGTATAACAACTTAGCTCCGTTGGTGATGATGGCATTCCATTCCTGATCTGTGCCGGGTAAAAAGCCAGGTACATCTTCAAACACCAGCAGCGGGATATTGAAGCAATCGCAAAAACGGACAAAGCGGGCACCTTTGGTTGAGGAATGAATGTCCAGTACACCTGCTAAAAATGCAGGCTGATTAGCAACAATGCCAATGCTTCTGCCTGCCAGCCGTGCGAAGCCAACCACCAGGTTTTCGGCAAAATCTTTATGTACTTCTAAAAATGAGTCTTTATCTATCACATGATCAATAACCTCGCGGATGTCGTAAGGGGTAGATGGGGCCGGAGGCAACAGCGAATTTAATTCGGGCCTGGTTTCATTACCGGTTTCGTAATGAAGGGATGGCGCTTTGTCTTCGCAATTTTGCGGCATATAACTCAGCAACTGTTTAATGTGCTGAATCGCGGCAATCTCGTTAGCGCAGGCAAAATGCGTAACCCCCGATTTGGTAGCATGGGTATGCGCGCCGCCCAGTTCTTCAGAAGTTACTTCTTCATGTGTTACTGTTTTAACCACATTAGGCCCGGTTACAAACATGTACGAGGTATGCTCAACCATCAAAATAAAATCGGTAATGGCAGGTGAGTAAACCGCGCCTCCCGCGCATGGGCCCATAATGGCCGATATTTGCGGGATAACGCCCGAGGCCATGGTATTTCGGTAAAAAATATCGGCATAGCCACCTAATGATACCACACCCTCCTGTATCCGTGCCCCGCCCGAATCATTGAGCCCAACGAATGGTGCGCCGTTTTTAAGCGCCAGATCCATCACTTTGCAGATTTTTTCGGCATGGGTTTCGGACAGCGAGCCGCCGAATACGGTAAAATCCTGCGAGAAAACATACACCAAACGGCCGTTTACGGTGCCATAGCCGGTAACAACACCATCGCCCGGATATTTTTCTTTCTCCATCCCGAAGTCGACAGAGCGGTGGGTCACCAGCATGCCAATCTCCTGGAACGAGCCTTCATCCAGTAAAAAGTGCAACCGCTCGCGGGCGGTTAATTTTCCTTTTTTATGCTGACTTTCAATGCGGTGTGCGCCGCCGCCCTGCATGGCTTCTTCACGTTTGGCGCGTAATAGTTCAAGCTTTTTGTCCACAATTCGGGTTATTGGTAATTAGCTAAAAATAGTAATTAAATTGTAACATTAGCTTTTAACGCTACGTTACAACTATTACAAAGCATTTTTTTATATATTTGTGTTGGATGAAAATCAGGAATAACAAAATATGGGTGGTGGCTCTTTTTATGGCTGTCTTCGTTGTGAAGATGGGCATTTCGCTTGCACCGGTATTTTTATTCCTGGATAATAAAACGGTGAGCGCGGTAATCCTTCAGTTGGAGCAGGAAAGCAAAACTGAAAAAGACAGCCCAGAGAAAGACCTGATGAAGGAGAAAAAAACCTTCGATGAGTACGACTTTCACACCATCAATTTCATCACTTACATTACCGAATCCAAGGTTCTCCATAACCAGGAAAACGCACTATATAAACAGGTTTATCACCCTGTAGTACCCACGCCCCCTCCAAACGTATAAAATGATTTAACCGGATACTTCCCTATCCGGATTGCAACGCTTTTTAATCATTTTAACAATCTTACAATTTCATTCTTATGCAAATCAAGCAAGGTGAGTCTGCTATGGGCAATCTCAACCTGAAAAAATATTTTTTGTCCAAAAATTTAAAAAGGGACATTCCGTCAAGTATCGTAGTATTCCTGGTGGCGTTGCCGCTATGTTTAGGTATAGCGCTGGCCTCGGGCGCGCCGCTTTTTTCCGGTATTTTAACCGGTATTATCGGTGGCATTGTTGTGGGTACGCTTAGCGGTTCACAATTAAGTGTTGCCGGTCCGGCGGCGGGTTTAACGGTCATCGTATTAAACGGGATCCACTCGCTTGGTGCTTACGATACCTTTTTATTAGCTATTGTTATAGCAGGTGTCATCCAGATCATCCTTGGGTTGATCAAGGCCGGTACCATCGCCAATTATTTCCCTTCATCGGTTATTGAGGGGATGCTGGCGGCGATAGGTATTATCCTCATCATGAAACAGTTCCCTCACGCTGTTGGTTATGATGCGGATTTTGAAGGCGATGAAGGCTTTAGCCAGGCCGACGAGCATAATACTTTTTCGGGTATAACGCGGGCCTTCGCCCGAATAAATTACGGCGCGGTGATCATTGCCCTCGTATCATTGGCATTCATGATCTACTGGCCTAAATTTAAAAAGCTGGCTATAGTACCTGCCCCTTTGCTGGTGGTAGTGGCCGGTATTGGTTTAAGCCTTGCGTTTTCGGGAACGGGGCTTGCCTTGCTTGATAAACAGTTTGTACGTATTCCGCTGGTAAACAGCAGCGCCGAGTTTTTCGCGCTGTTCAAATCGCCGGATTTTAGCCAGATAGGCAATAAACAGGTTTGGATAACGGCCGCTACTATTGCCATTGTGGCCAGTTTAGAAACCCTGCTGAGTTTGGAAGCGGTAGATAAGATTGACCCTATTAAACGTATTTCGCCAACCAACCGCGAGTTGCTTGCCCAGGGCGTGGGCAATATAGTAAGCGGTATGCTTGGCGGCCTGCCCATGACGGCGGTTATCGTACGTTCATCGGCTAACGTAAACTCCGGCGCGCGTACAAAAATGAGCGCTATTATACATGGTATACTGTTATTGGTTGCATTACTGGCAATTCCGGCCTTGATTAACCATATCCCGCTGTCGTGCCTGGCAGCGATCCTGCTGATGACTGGGTATAAACTGGCTCGTATAAGCCTGTTCAAGCACATGTGGCACCAGGGCTTGAGCCAGTTTATCCCTTTCGTGGTAACCATTGTAGCCGTAGTAATGACCGATTTGCTCATCGGTGTAGGTATAGGTATGCTGGTAGGGATCTTTTATATTCTGCGTACAAACCTGCGTAACCCGTACTTCTACCGGATTGAAAAGAACGGCAGCAAAGAAGTGATCAAACTGAAGCTGGCCGAGGAAGTATCCTTCCTGAACAAGGCTGCCATACAGGTAACGCTTACCAGCCTACCGCAGGGCAGCGAAGTGCTGATTGACGGATCCAACTCGAGATATATCGATCCGGATGTGCTGGAGATCATTCATAATTACAAGCACAATGCCTACACCAAAGGCATTATAGTGCAATTACAGGATGTAAAGGAAAAGTACGATGTACCTCCTTTAAAAGAACTGGTTTATAACCCCAACTAAAAAACAAAAAACAATGTCGACACAAGAAAACAAAAACGGCAAAGCCGCGATAAATATCAGCGAAATCAGGTTAGCGCAATCAAACAGCTACAATAAATTAATAGCAAACAATGCTGCCTGGGTTGAGCGTAAACTGGCCGAAGACGGCGAATTTTTCAAAAACCTGGCCAAAGGCCAAAGCCCGGAAGTGCTGTGGATAGGCTGCTCAGACAGCCGCGTACCTGCAAACGAGGTAACCGGCACCAAACCCGGCGAAGTGTTTGTACACCGCAACATTGCCAACGTATGCGTACACTCAGACATGAACATGCTGAGCGTGCTTGACTATGCCGTAAACGTGCTTAAAGTAAAACACGTAATTGTTGCAGGCCATTACGGTTGCGGTGGCGTAGCCGCCGCCATGAGCCACAAACAATTTGGCCTGATTGATAACTGGCTGCGCCATATTAAAGACGTATACCGTTTACACGCCAACGAGCTTGACCGCATTACCGACGAAACAACCCGCGTTAACCGCCTGGTTGAGCTGAACGTTACCGAGCAGGTTTACAACCTGTGCAAAACCACCATTATCCAAAACGCGTGGAAAGAGCGCCACGACCTGGAAGTGCATGGTTGGGTAATTGACCTGGCCAGCGGTTTGGTGAAAGATTTGAAAGTAACCAGCAGCAGCCCCGATAATTTAGGTTATGTATATGATTTAAATGTTGAAGCGGTAGCTGCACACTAAAATATAATTTGATCAGTGCTTCCTACGCTGTAAGGGGCGGAGGGAGGTTTGATTGTTAAGTTGATCCCGGCTAACAGGAAGTGGCCGGGATTTTTTTTGCCCCTCACCGGAGTTGCAAACTCCGGGCATAGTTAGTTTGAAGTCGGAGACTTCAAACGGTTGGGAATTAGAAAATCAATTAATTCTCCGGTATGCTATCTTTTTATACCTCTTTTGTTCATTTCGATACTGAAGCTATTTATCATTTCGGCAGGTGCTGGTAGAAGAGTAAAGCGGTTTTTGGAGTCAAAGGAATATCTAAAGAATGCCGGAATTCCTTTTTCAATTTTATTTGCAGTGTCATAATGGTAGATTATTATGCAATAAAATGTATCGTTCAGGTCAATGTAATCTTTATAAACAGGTAACCCTCCTGTTTTTATTTCCAACATATTCGGGCTAAGATCTGCGTTTGTATTATTAAGTTGAGTGTTGAAGTAAAGAAAAGACGGATTAAAAACACTTATTCGAATACTGTCTGCATGTGCCCAAAGGTTACCGGTGTTTCGTATTCGAAATGAAACTAAGGGAGTGGTGGCTCTGCTTCGATTTATAATTACAGAATCAATCGTGAAAATAGCTTTATTTCTCTCATAAATATCGGCGGATTGTCGTTCTTGTAAATTAAATTGAGCTTCAGCTGTTTCCGCTTGCTTTGATATCGCCTTTAGTTGTTGTTTATTAATAAGAGCCTGTTGAGCGAAACTTACTATTTGAAATGAATCATTGCGATGTATTCTTATAGAGTCAAAATATTTATGAGTTTGTTCTTGCTTTTCATCTGCAGCTTGTTTCTTGTCTCGCTCTAACTCATTTTTCTTGGATCTTTCTATCTCTTGCTTAGATAATTCATATTGTTGTTGAGCCAATATTAATTGCTCCTTTGCACTGTTATTTGACTTTTCACTTTCCTCTATACCTTTATTTGAATAATGTACAGTTATTATGAGAGCTATAAGAGTAACGAATGTTGCAATTATATTGGTATAAGTTTGAGCGGTGGATTGATTGTTATTAATCCATTTGAATGGATTGTAGGAGATTTGATTTCTACGCCGTCTCATGACATTCTCCTTTCTTACTGCAAATAGATTTGATTGTCTTTAACATGTGAAAAGTTTAGCTTATAAATATCAATAAAATCAACATTGTAAACAATAAATAAACTTTATTCAAGATGCTGGCTGCATGGAGTCTGAAACTTCATAATGCGTTTTTAGAGTTTTTACTCCTCCTCTGTTTAAAATAACATCTGTAGCCTCAAACAAGCACGGCTCCATACGGTTAAGTTTTTTGTAAATTTAACTAAGCCCCCGGGGTAATAAAATAGCTATGCTTAAAGCAGTAAAAGACCAACGTACCCTAAAAGAAAACCTGATGCTGGCCTCATCAACCGCCTTTGTAGCCGGTGTTACCAATGTGGCAGGGATGCTGGCCTTTTTGGTTTTTACATCCAACGTTACCGGGCATGTGGCAAACCTGGCCAAGCACATTGTGGAGCAGAACTATCACCAGATGATCATTTTTGTGGTGTGGTTGCTGATGTTTTTTGCCGGGGCATTTGTATCGAGTTTTATTATCCGCTCGTTTAGTGATAAAAGCAGGTGGCGGGCAAATTCAACCCCTATGGTAATTGAGGCTATTATACTGCTGGCAGTTGCCGTTTACGGGCATAATTTTTACAAGGAAACTGATACCGAGCGCGAGATAGTAATTTGCGCCATTTTATTTTCGATGGGTTTGCAAAATAGTTTGGTGTCCAATATCTCCGGCGGACTGATCAAATCAAGCCATTTAACAGGTTTGTTTACTGATTTGGGTAGCGAGGTGGCCGAGCGTTTTCATCCTACTACTAAAGATGTTAAACCCGTGGAGAATAAAATCCTGATCAGGTGCACCGTGTTGGGTTTTTATTTATTTGGAGGACTGGTTGGCGGTTACTTTTTTAACCTGTACGAGTTTACCATATTTTACTTCATCCCGTTAATTTTGCTCACCATTATGTATTATGATGTTTCGCCCCTTGCTTTGCATAAACTAAGCCGTATGTTTGCAGCGGGCAAACGCCAAACCGCATCTTAAAACATCAATCATTAAACTATGAGTTCTGAAATTCACGACACCAGCCACATCACCTACGAAGGCCTGCTGGAAGGAAACAAAAAGTTCATCGCCGGTGCCTTAGCCGAAGATCCGGAATACTTTGATAAACTTGCCAACGGTCAAAAACCGCCTGTGCTTTGGATTGGTTGCGCCGATAGCCGCGTACCCGCCAACCAGATTACCAATACCGCCCCGGGCGAGATTTTTGTACACCGTAACATAGCCAACATGGTGATCCACTCGGATATGAACATGTTATCTGTACTGGATTACGCGGTGAACGTATTGAAAGTAAAACACGTAATAGTAACAGGTCACTACGGTTGCGGTGGTGTAAACGCCGCCATGGGTAACAACCAGTTCGGCCTGATTGATAACTGGCTGCGCCACATTAAAGACGTTTACCGTTTACACGCAGACGAGCTCGACGCCATTGAAAACGAAACCGACCGCAGCAACCGCCTGGTGGAACTAAACGTGATTGAGAACGTGAACAACCTCTGCAAAACATCCATCGTGCAAAACGCCTGGAAAAACGGCCAGCCGCTTTCTGTACATGGTTGGGTTTACAGCCTGAGTACAGGTGTTATTAATGATATGAAAGTAAGCACCTCCAGCAATGAAAATATGGATGCGGTGTTTAAGTTTAAATAGAAGAGAGTTCATGGTTGATGGTTCATAGATCATAGCATCAACCGCGTTAAAATAAAAATGGTTCATGGTACATTGCATTTTGCTATGAACTATGAACCATTATCTATGATCTAAATTAAACCTCCTTCGCCAAAAACGGATACCTGTAATCCTTCGGCGGATCAAAAGTTTCTTTAATGGTACGTGGAGATACCCAACGCAACAGGTTGATCATCGATCCGGCTTTGTCATTAGTGCCCGATCCTCTGGCGCCGCCAAATGGCTGCTGACCAACTACCGCGCCTGTAGGTTTATCGTTGATGTAGAAGTTACCTGCCGCGTTGCGTAAACGGGTGGTAGCTTTCTCAATAGCATACCTATCCTGCGAGATAATTGAGCCTGTAAGCGCATAGATAGAAGTTTTATCTACTACCTCAAGGATCTCGTCAAATTTGTCATCCTCATAAACGTAAACAGTAAGTACCGGGCCAAAAAGCTCTTCGCACATGGTTACGTAGTATGGATCTTCAACTTTTAATACGGTAGGCTCAATGAACCAGCCTTGCGATTTATCGTAGTTACCACCGGCAACAACTTCAACACCTTCATCTGCTTTGGCAGCATCGATGTATTTGGCGAGTTTATCAAACGATACTTCGGTGATTACGGCGTTTACAAAATTTTCAAAATCCTCTACCGGGCCAATTTTAAACGAAGTGATATCGCGCTGCATGTTTTCTTTAACGGCAGGCCATAGCGAAGCCGGGATGTAGGCGCGTGAAGCCGCCGAACATTTTTGTCCCTGGTATTCAAACGCGCCGCGAACAAGGGCGGTGCTCACTACGTCGGCATTGGCGCTTGGGTGGGCAAGCACAAAGTCTTTTCCGCCGGTTTCGCCTACAATGCGTGGGTAGGTTTTGTATTTGTGGATATTGGTACCAATAGTTTGCCAGATGTTCTGGAATACTTTGGTTGAGCCTGTAAAGTGGATGCCTGCAAAATCGGGGTGGTTGAAGATCACCTCGCCAGCAACAGGGCCATCAACATAAATTAAGTTGATAACGCCATCTGGTACACCGGCTTCTTTAAATATCTTCATGATTACGTTGGCGGCATAGATCTGCGGATAGGCAGGTTTCCAAACCACTACATTACCCATCATGGCAGCAGATGCAGGCAGGTTACCCGCAATAGCCGTAAAGTTGAACGGAGTTAACGCGAACACGAAACCTTCCAGTGGGCGTTGCTCCACACGGTTCCAAACCCCTTTGCCAGATACTGGTGGCTGTTGTTTGTAGATTTCGGTCATGTATTCTACGTTGAAACGCAGGAAGTCAATAAACTCGCAAGCAGAATCTATCTCAGCCTGGTAGGCATTTTTTGATTGACCAAGCATGGTAGCCGCGTTAATTTCGGCACGGTATGGACCGGCAACTAAATCTGCAGCTTTCAGGAAAATGGCTGCACGTTGCTCCCAGGCCAGGTTTTCCCAATCCGCTTTGGCTGCAAGAGCAGCATCAATAGCGGCGGTAACATGGCTCGCGTCGCCCTCGCTGAAGGTAGCCAGCAAGTGTTTATGATCATGCGGCGGACGGATTTCCAGTTTAGTGTTAGTGCGCACTTCCTTGCCGCCAATGTACATAGGTATATCAATCTGCTGCGCGCGACCAGCCTCCAAAGCTGCCTTCAACGCAACACGCTCCAAACTCCGCGGACCGTAATTCAATACGGGCTCATTAACCGGAGCCGGAACATTAAAAAATCCTTTTAGCATAGTGGGTAATTTATGTGGAGGCAAAGATAGGGATTTTGTGGGGGATGGGGGAAGGGGAAATATACTTGAAAAGCATCACTCGTGTTATTGGATAATTATTATAATTTGTAGATTACCAAAGAATAATATTATTGAATTAAAATGACCGATTGGAATAAAATATCTCCAGAAAGATTTGAACAGCTTTGTTCTGAAATTATAGAAATTGAAGGTTTCTATAACATACGAAGGATGGGCGGTTCAGGAGATCGGGGTAGAGACATAATTGCAAATAAGGTATCAATATTGTTATATGGATCCAAAGAAATTCAGACTTGGGTAATTCAATGTAAAAGGTACATTTCCAGTAATATCACGATAGAAAATATTGGATCGGAGTTAAATAAAGTAAGGATGCATAATCCCGATTATTATGCGATCTTTTTAACGAATACGCTTAAGCCAAATGTACATGATTGGCTTAAAGGCGTCGAAAATCAATATCCATTCAAGATATTGATTTTTGATATTGATTGGTTGGAAAATCAATTGCGACGACAACCGAGTTTATATAGACGATACTTCGAAAATGAAGAACGAAATAAGTTTGTTTATTCTATTCGCAGTACATCAGAATTACAAGTTTATACCGCAGGAAAAATGCCGTCTGAGGCAGTTCGTGGAACGATCACTAAATGGCGAGTAGAATTAGAACGTGACACAGCATCATTAAATAAGAAAATCGGCTTTTTTCATCCTGAATATGCGGGATGCGATCATTCAGGCATTTATTTATCTGAAACGGTACAGGAAGATTTCAGAATGATTTCTCAATCCAATTTATTAATAGCATATCTTGAAAATGCTGAACAATTTGGAACATTAACTGAAATAATGATTGCCTATTCCATGAATAAACAAATAGCAATATTTATAGACTCATGCATACAAACAGAAATAACAGTTGAGCAATTTGAGGATGAGAATGAATGGGAGGTAAATGCTGATTATTACAACCAAATCTATCAAAAGGTATTTAAAACGAATCATTCTTGTCCTTGTGATCTCATGAATGAAATAGAGCCAATCCATTTAAACAATTATTGGTTTATGATTGAGTTTTTGCGTTTAAGGCAACCTGATACTTTTATACAGATGACTACACAAGAGGAGGCGGTAAGGGATATGGTTAAATATCTAAAAGGGTTTACGTTGTAATGTAGTGTAATCATGCACCTCACCCCAATCGATCAATTCTACCTCACCAAAGATGAACCCAACCGTGGCTGCCTGTTAGCCCTGCGCGATATCCTCCTGGCGCAAGATCCCGATGTAACTGCCGAGTGGAAATACAGCATGCCTTTCTTTTGCTACAAAGGCAAAATGTTTTGCTACCTGTGGATCCATAAAAAAACGCAGGTGCCATTTTTAGGTATGGTTGAAGGTAAGCACCTTCACCATCCCAAATTAACTTACGAAGACCGCTCACGCATCAAAATCATGCTCATTCATCCGGAAGCGGATTTG
The sequence above is a segment of the Mucilaginibacter celer genome. Coding sequences within it:
- a CDS encoding GNAT family N-acetyltransferase, encoding MITIEQIRPELTWRLRQRVLYPERKLYEMEMDEDNYGYHFAAFKDNDIIAVVSLFKKEDDWQFRKFAVDSGLQNMGIGKAMLQHITDFAITGGGTRLWCNARDTAIGFYLKYGFTHTGQLFSKNGFNYEILEKRLIPSSNQQ
- a CDS encoding DUF1801 domain-containing protein, producing MHLTPIDQFYLTKDEPNRGCLLALRDILLAQDPDVTAEWKYSMPFFCYKGKMFCYLWIHKKTQVPFLGMVEGKHLHHPKLTYEDRSRIKIMLIHPEADLPVDTIRFILNEALDLYRSGLIKVPKRK
- the can gene encoding carbonate dehydratase; this encodes MSTQENKNGKAAINISEIRLAQSNSYNKLIANNAAWVERKLAEDGEFFKNLAKGQSPEVLWIGCSDSRVPANEVTGTKPGEVFVHRNIANVCVHSDMNMLSVLDYAVNVLKVKHVIVAGHYGCGGVAAAMSHKQFGLIDNWLRHIKDVYRLHANELDRITDETTRVNRLVELNVTEQVYNLCKTTIIQNAWKERHDLEVHGWVIDLASGLVKDLKVTSSSPDNLGYVYDLNVEAVAAH
- a CDS encoding YoaK family protein: MLKAVKDQRTLKENLMLASSTAFVAGVTNVAGMLAFLVFTSNVTGHVANLAKHIVEQNYHQMIIFVVWLLMFFAGAFVSSFIIRSFSDKSRWRANSTPMVIEAIILLAVAVYGHNFYKETDTEREIVICAILFSMGLQNSLVSNISGGLIKSSHLTGLFTDLGSEVAERFHPTTKDVKPVENKILIRCTVLGFYLFGGLVGGYFFNLYEFTIFYFIPLILLTIMYYDVSPLALHKLSRMFAAGKRQTAS
- a CDS encoding SulP family inorganic anion transporter is translated as MQIKQGESAMGNLNLKKYFLSKNLKRDIPSSIVVFLVALPLCLGIALASGAPLFSGILTGIIGGIVVGTLSGSQLSVAGPAAGLTVIVLNGIHSLGAYDTFLLAIVIAGVIQIILGLIKAGTIANYFPSSVIEGMLAAIGIILIMKQFPHAVGYDADFEGDEGFSQADEHNTFSGITRAFARINYGAVIIALVSLAFMIYWPKFKKLAIVPAPLLVVVAGIGLSLAFSGTGLALLDKQFVRIPLVNSSAEFFALFKSPDFSQIGNKQVWITAATIAIVASLETLLSLEAVDKIDPIKRISPTNRELLAQGVGNIVSGMLGGLPMTAVIVRSSANVNSGARTKMSAIIHGILLLVALLAIPALINHIPLSCLAAILLMTGYKLARISLFKHMWHQGLSQFIPFVVTIVAVVMTDLLIGVGIGMLVGIFYILRTNLRNPYFYRIEKNGSKEVIKLKLAEEVSFLNKAAIQVTLTSLPQGSEVLIDGSNSRYIDPDVLEIIHNYKHNAYTKGIIVQLQDVKEKYDVPPLKELVYNPN
- the can gene encoding carbonate dehydratase: MSSEIHDTSHITYEGLLEGNKKFIAGALAEDPEYFDKLANGQKPPVLWIGCADSRVPANQITNTAPGEIFVHRNIANMVIHSDMNMLSVLDYAVNVLKVKHVIVTGHYGCGGVNAAMGNNQFGLIDNWLRHIKDVYRLHADELDAIENETDRSNRLVELNVIENVNNLCKTSIVQNAWKNGQPLSVHGWVYSLSTGVINDMKVSTSSNENMDAVFKFK
- the pruA gene encoding L-glutamate gamma-semialdehyde dehydrogenase, yielding MLKGFFNVPAPVNEPVLNYGPRSLERVALKAALEAGRAQQIDIPMYIGGKEVRTNTKLEIRPPHDHKHLLATFSEGDASHVTAAIDAALAAKADWENLAWEQRAAIFLKAADLVAGPYRAEINAATMLGQSKNAYQAEIDSACEFIDFLRFNVEYMTEIYKQQPPVSGKGVWNRVEQRPLEGFVFALTPFNFTAIAGNLPASAAMMGNVVVWKPAYPQIYAANVIMKIFKEAGVPDGVINLIYVDGPVAGEVIFNHPDFAGIHFTGSTKVFQNIWQTIGTNIHKYKTYPRIVGETGGKDFVLAHPSANADVVSTALVRGAFEYQGQKCSAASRAYIPASLWPAVKENMQRDITSFKIGPVEDFENFVNAVITEVSFDKLAKYIDAAKADEGVEVVAGGNYDKSQGWFIEPTVLKVEDPYYVTMCEELFGPVLTVYVYEDDKFDEILEVVDKTSIYALTGSIISQDRYAIEKATTRLRNAAGNFYINDKPTGAVVGQQPFGGARGSGTNDKAGSMINLLRWVSPRTIKETFDPPKDYRYPFLAKEV
- a CDS encoding acyl-CoA carboxylase subunit beta; protein product: MDKKLELLRAKREEAMQGGGAHRIESQHKKGKLTARERLHFLLDEGSFQEIGMLVTHRSVDFGMEKEKYPGDGVVTGYGTVNGRLVYVFSQDFTVFGGSLSETHAEKICKVMDLALKNGAPFVGLNDSGGARIQEGVVSLGGYADIFYRNTMASGVIPQISAIMGPCAGGAVYSPAITDFILMVEHTSYMFVTGPNVVKTVTHEEVTSEELGGAHTHATKSGVTHFACANEIAAIQHIKQLLSYMPQNCEDKAPSLHYETGNETRPELNSLLPPAPSTPYDIREVIDHVIDKDSFLEVHKDFAENLVVGFARLAGRSIGIVANQPAFLAGVLDIHSSTKGARFVRFCDCFNIPLLVFEDVPGFLPGTDQEWNAIITNGAKLLYAFCEATVPRVTVITRKAYGGAYDVMNSKHIGADMNFAWPSAEIAVMGAKGAAEIIFKREIGKADNHEAKWLEMEQLYSDTFANPYRAAERGFIDEVIEPAETRVKLIQAFKMLENKVVNNPRKKHGNIPL
- a CDS encoding restriction endonuclease; its protein translation is MTDWNKISPERFEQLCSEIIEIEGFYNIRRMGGSGDRGRDIIANKVSILLYGSKEIQTWVIQCKRYISSNITIENIGSELNKVRMHNPDYYAIFLTNTLKPNVHDWLKGVENQYPFKILIFDIDWLENQLRRQPSLYRRYFENEERNKFVYSIRSTSELQVYTAGKMPSEAVRGTITKWRVELERDTASLNKKIGFFHPEYAGCDHSGIYLSETVQEDFRMISQSNLLIAYLENAEQFGTLTEIMIAYSMNKQIAIFIDSCIQTEITVEQFEDENEWEVNADYYNQIYQKVFKTNHSCPCDLMNEIEPIHLNNYWFMIEFLRLRQPDTFIQMTTQEEAVRDMVKYLKGFTL